In Cataglyphis hispanica isolate Lineage 1 chromosome 8, ULB_Chis1_1.0, whole genome shotgun sequence, the DNA window ATGGAAAACAACGGAATCAATATTCCTGCTGGATATGTCGTGAAGGCATAAAGCTAGATCTACGTACGATTTGGTCCGATCTTCCGTAAATccgattttcgaaaatatttaaacaattcatTAATATGGCCGAACTAATCACCATAAtcgtaatgaaatttaaagtGAAACTGTAGAAGACGTTAGTATTCAATCCAAGATTAAAAAGACGTTGGTAAGTacaatattgtacatattgtTTCCAATTTCGCATTTTCGCATTTTCGCataattggaaatatattgtactataatataaataattgtactcctaagaatattatattcttttttttctctctttcttcaatatccttattaaattatttctttctttttaatttagcgAAAGGTCTAGCTATGGACTAATATAGTCTTATTTGTACTCTTACTTTTCTAGACAGAATAGAGGAGCGTTATTGTATTAACTTAATAACACAAGTACATCaatttttgtgtatttattgcactatatattattaatggaaATATTTGAGAGGAATAATTGCGCCACTTAAGCTTGCGACTTTACTGATCGCATGCGtcgtagaaaaatatagaggAAGTGACGTAAATCAACGCTCGCGTGAAACGATCCGCGAACGGATACGCGTCGTCTCGCAAATTTTTgatctacaattttttcatcGTACACAATGGTAACGTTCATGGTAGCTTACCTTCCTTGATGCAGATCATTGAGGCTAATTAACGATTCTTGTAGACGAATGCTGCACATAACTTCGACAAAACTTTTCGCGCGATAACCAGAATACACAAGGACTAGTGTAAGTACTATTGCTCGAGCAGAGAGATTTGCTCGTGCGCTTCACCGTCGGAAATGCTGAACGTTTCGATTCTCCTGCCAGGATGGGTTATCTTCTTTTGTCATAGTTTCGTATGCTTAACACTGTCCGTCCAGTAATTCTGTATTGTCATAGCTTCCAGCGAATTTAGGAACGAGTCATTATCCAAACTGTACATTTCTTCCGAGTTATcctacgaaaataaaatatcttttttagtaaattcgaaaaatgtatttatctaataaaatcaaactttATGAAGAATAACGTTATGATGTTAGAAGTATATTCCTGAAGCTTACTTAAAGTATAACACGTACACTtcactaaattattttcattaaatgcactagaacaatttatatatatatatataattattgatcttTTCAATGTTAGAGAATTATCTATGtacatctatatacatatataataatactaacgCGAATGGTGGAATCATCGATGTAACCGGAACTATCGGGATTGCTGCATTTATCGCTATTCAATGTTTGCGGGGGATTCAAGTACTTGCGCCTGAAAAGAAAGCGAAACAAATCAACGCATTACACGCGAACGCAGACGTTTAACCTAACGGGCATAATGAAAAACACATTATAAGACTTTGTTacctgtatataataaaccCGAGACTACCCATTGTACTGAGCAGAGCCACGGTCGCCAAACAACTACCCGTTATAGCGGCTATACCCGCGGCGGATGTTCCCAAGCTTTGCTGTTCGGCCCTGTTGCTATTATCAGTATCGATATAATCGGAAGACCGATTGTCTCCCTGCATTTGATCCCTCTGGAAGTGTTGCGTAATGAAAGTGTTCCTCGTTCTGCTCTGACGAGTGGCTTCGCTCACGCCaactgcaaatttattttttttttcaattatgattttaaaacacccaaattttttgtattcgcTAAATGCTCACTAAAAATACAACTGTCTTGTATTTAGTCATTTCTATGcgacaaataaaaagatgaattaaatttaaattgaaaagtaGAGCAGAATTAACAAGTATGAGAAAGGAGGTCAATAAAGGCATCATGAAAATCcacgtaaattaaaatacaacgCTAATCTTTTATCTCTCGCGCGAGCTAACGTCATGGTTGTTAATTGGCCGCGAAATTATTCACTTGCTCGCATATAATTCTTCCTGAAGAGTTCACCTTCAAGAATAGACGCCGCTGTGGCAAAGTGTTGCGTCTGGGCCACCTCCTCGTCAATCTCGACCTCGTCCTCGGAACGATTGAACGTCCTGATCGCCGCGTTACCGGTAACACCGGCCGCGGATAAAGATGTTACGAGAGAAGACCTCGTCCTGTTTAGCGACAGGTCGGCCTTATTCATCTCCTCTTGGAGAGGTAACACGGTGAGATCCTCGGCCTCGTCAAAGCTGACGTTTCTACCGGTGCCGCTCGACTGATTGTACCTCTCCTCCTGATCGTACTTGGGTCTACCCGACGACTTGCTCGTCGTCAAAATCCACGTGACCTTACTGTCCTTCTTCGTGGTTGGGTTCCTGAATCTCTCGATAATGCGCTGCGCCGGTGTCGTTACGCCGACTGGCACGACGTCGGATATGTTCCCGTGGAAGCTCGACTCGTTGATAGCCTCGTGACCGATCGTTCCGAGACCGTTACTCTCACGTGGCTCCAACAGTGATGAAACGACGGTGGTGACGGGTTGCTGCCTGTCAGCCACCACTGCCGTATTCGTTTGGGGATAAAGACCAATGGCCTTGGCGATGCGAAAGCTCGGCCTCGCTGGCTTCGACGAGCGATAAATATCCTCGGTCGACGGGGACGTCGTTCTCGAGGATGGCTGAGGCTGATTGACGGGATCCGACGTGGTAGACGGCAAGGGATTCCCGAGAATAACTGTCATCAAAGAAatggatattataataatttttcatctatgaaatttttaaaatcaagttttttttactcaacttcttttaaatgtttatttttaatttttgacatattaagaatatatgtatatatttatatttaattataaaaattaatttaaatataaaatatttatatttaattatacgaaaattatttaaaatatattatagttaatcataattgaattttgataattgaattatattcgtAATCGTAAATCATTTGATtgcataaaatgatataattaaagcaaaagACCGCCCGAATTCTTCTatcaaattaacaaaaaatatttaataaacaaattaaaaaaaagagagaaaaaaagtaaaaaaaaacgagattaTTTGCGATTAATAAGCTTACACTATGTTAACATATTCGAAAAAAACTTGACAGAATGACTCACCAAGAAATTGCGCGGTAACCCAGAACCAATGCATCCACCAATGTAGCGTCATCGCGTCATCTGGATGTATCTGAAAACACGAAtgcatctatatataaaaccaACCAACGTGTAACAAACGCACAGAATGATCGATCATCGCACTATACAACTAATTCAAGTGTATTAAAATGCTATTTAGAttcgaacgaacgaacgagtAGCTAATGCTGGTTACTTTATCAAGGAGAAGGTTAAAAATTACGGTGAGTAATCTGCGTGTTGCTCAATCGCGAGATCCGTGAATCATTGCGGCGCGAGAGGAATTTTAGGATCGGCAGTTACCGGTTCCAGGAATACGATTacgaaataattcaataaaatcataaaaaattctctatttatggaatattaataatctaatagtaattttaaattaacgaCAGATTATCCGTGTATCTATTTGTGCACCAAGGATTCATGCGGCGCAAAATGTTGCGGAGAAAAAGACACGTTGAACAATAGGATACAGTGTGATGGTCATGCTCTGTTGACTGCAACCAGTTGCAGCTCGCGACGTGACGTGAATTGTATTTCATGGCATTATTTAAGGATCGATCGTCATgacttttccattttattgCCCGACGAAAGAGAAATTTGTTCGATAGAATAATCGCGAGTAAAAAGATTCTATCGAAATAGAAAATCAATCTGAGATCGATTTAAGAACTATTAAAAGCTTTATCTATACGTTAACACATGCGTGTCCGAGTGTATTAAGGATGTTTTAAAagctgtacaatagtagcaaaaaactgtcaaaattaaaaaaaagacatattcCTTaggtttatactgtttgaaaaattaaaaaaataaatctggattataaaaaagttaaaatatcacaaaataatatttttgagatttttaaaggaaatagttataattaatatttttcctaatttatgaaaaaaacttttgatcgtgaatatccctaaaatcaattgcaagaaataaaaaaaaaacgagtattttgaagaagagagagagagagagagaaacagatatttttttacaattttttttacaataaacaatttttaaacgagtaagtaaatctaaataagttttgcataaatacTTATTAGAGTTTACtacgaaatttttatgcttttgtcaatgttttgacatatgacacacATCcctaaatcttttaatttttaacattacgcaaatctataattattattttaaacttccAAAGTAACAATCATATGTGTGTCTAAAGGAAGTTGAAGACTTGAAGGCAATTTTTTATGGAACGTCGcgtatagatataaattgctATTCTTCTTTGTACGTCAGATGCTGTTTTAAACACGAAAGGTTTTAAACAAAACACATATGTAGGCGTTCTATTTTCATGCATTTTTACGCCAACGATAAAATCAATGGATTCAGTTTATAAAAATCGCTACCTTCCCATACGATATTCATACACCTTATCTCTCCCCCTCTACTCACATTTCAGTAGATGTAAGACAAAACAACTATCTAATGCGTATTCAAAAACGCATATCTCGATTCAcgttttatcttaataaattttaaaatgctcaaaattaatataaacaagagaaaaatgttcttagtaaattaatatagatagataaatataaatgaaaatgattaCGGTttctagatttaaaaaaaatatcaaatctctttttttaattttatattcatttcaattttacatccatttcgatataaatacttttattaataaaaatcaataatttttttaatttgagaaaaatgaaacTAGTTATCTTCGAAGCTAGATATCGCATtgttaattactttttcataagtgtgacaaatataaaaacaaataaaaatgttatataaaaaattcttgttaGTTCAAGAATTTCAGATAATTCTCATAGGAATATTCTAGATCAAAAATCTCTGTCACAGGCTCCTGCCGGAGGCTGCGGAAACGAGCCTTCCCTCGACCAaagtgattataaaattaagcaGCATGCGAGAGACACGTGTACAGTTAGTCAAGCCGGTCATGCTCCTCCGAGCATATATAACTAGTCGCACCTTTGCGCGGATACGCATGGCTCGGTGATGGAACCGGAAGCAAGAAGAGAGATGCTCCGAAGAACATCGCAATTCTTTGCGACCGGTAATTCAGGCTTAATAAAGACAGCGGAACAAAGACCGCTCCTCTTTTCTGCCGGACGACAGAGGATCCACCTCGTTGACAATGCACCCTTCGCACATCGATGTGACTTCATTCATGGGCCGGAAGCTCTCGCGATCTCGCACATCGTAACGCGTCCATGAATGGAGCGCACACAGGGACGTGactagataaattttattttaatttggattttattttcatttaattaattttattttaatttaatttggattttagTGGATGTTTCCAACATTTTCGGAAGTaggagaataaaagaaaattttcaaaatataaagattttgaagcggaaaattatttgaaaatatttaaataaaaaattttaattctacaggacaaatctttattttattaatttattattaattttatacatattttaaaagattaaaaatgtttgtgtgtgtgtgtgtgtgtgtacgtgtgtgcaATGTTGAATTTACGAATCtcgaaatgtaattatttattgaattttgacTGATCCGTCCAGTTCCTCCTTAAATACAGATTGAACTTAACATGTTTACGCGAATCTAGCGGCATTATACCGCGTTCCATTTCGTTTCAAGATCAAAAAGGAATAAGTGCGATTAAGAATACACTTGGGTCGCGCTAGAACATCTACTTAATTCGCTATGCACGAAACGAATTAGAACGCGTAAGCACACATTTACGCTTCGTAAATGTACGATCGCCGCAAAGTATGAAATTGCAAAGtgcaagcaaataaaaaaaaatgcgctgCACATCGCGCGTTGCATGACGCAACTTCCGCGTGCTAAACCTCGTCCTACTTCGTTTTTGGGTCgacaaaaaaaggaaatagaaTGCAAAATGCGCCCAATTATAAATGTGCCGTTAACGCGCTTATAATTGCTGCTCGCATTAACAGTAATTAGTTGCTTTAGTCCAAATGTCTGACGTTGTGAGAATAAAGTTAAGATCTGTAGAAACTCCATTTTCAAAATAGATAATTGCAtgttagtatataaaattgctttatcacgaaaaatatgtatactcgACAGAAAATGTCAGACTAAAGTCTTTTATTACACCAAagatttaaatcttttctgtGGATTATCTGAATTATGTCGACGTATACGAGAAGATTAAGTCATTCGTTATTCTCGTtatcaaaattgaaacaaatttaaaaattttttaaaatcatttttcaagactcaagttatattataacaaatttattttaacagaatttacattatttctgatatttcaatattgtaaAGTTTAgaaacttaatattaaaaaaaaatttttgaatataatttaaaatttaatttaatatataatttaaaatataatttttaattgtaagaataCAAACACATCGAAGAGCGAAGCCGCGTGGGAGGCGTTCACTTCACATATCGTGTACGTTCCGTTCCATTTGATTTTCAGACCAAAgagataattgatttaatgaaTTGACTTCTATTGCCTTATACATACAGTCTTCGTGAAagctcgtaaaaaaaaaattggtcgTTTCGCGGTTCAGGCAGCAACGTATAATCCGAGTTCAACAACCGCCGCGTATAACGTTCTCCAAAGTGGATACAAGGCGTTTAATATACGTAAATTAGCGCTTTCCCTCTCCCCCATAATTCGGTAgaattttcaacttttctATCGTTTTCCAGCGTTATTTGATCCAAGACCATAATGTTTCATGTAGTCACCGTTTTCTGCATCCTCACAGAGATCGTTATGTGTGTTTCTCACGTCATCGAGAAAttacaatgtaatttattatctatgatATCATGCCATCAAATTACAGTGTCGAGTCACATAACCGTGCCAATCAACTTGTTAAATTGCAATCTTTTTGCGCAAACCTTGACTTTATCTTCGCATataaagtgtgtgtgtgtgtgtgtgtgtgtgtgtgtgtgtgtatttaaaagttataactTCTTTGACAGTTGCGTGTAAttgaacttttaaaattaagttataaataaaatttaaaaaaatgaaaaaaaataaaataaaaaattatttcttttttattttttttaatgtaacaagAGTTGATACACGGCGCAGAAGTTGCTGCTGTTCAATTCCGTTGCTTTCGATCTTCAAATCTGATATAGAACATTCGATAAAAAGTGGGAGAAATGTGCGACAGGATACAATCGCTGGAGCATGACGTAAAAGTAGCGTATTTTACTTCTTGATCGTACAATCTCCGGAAAGAACGTGTTAAAAACCAAAATAACAGCATTGAATGGAAACTGGATTTCTTTGCACTTGATTCACTTTCCATGTTTACCTCAAGTTAACCGAAGGTTAACCTGAGTtggatttaatataataataaaattaagttacaTTAGAAATCTCTAATCAGAATTATTACCAATAGAGTATTCTtcagaaatattcaatatcaatattttcgagaagataaattctaaaattttatttcagcgatttcttcgttaaaattaagatttataaaataaaaagctttttattaagaaactaaaaatatataatttttattatttccagtTTCCAACAACATACTGTTATAATTCGAAtcctttcattattattaaatataattattttattaataaaatatatatatatatatatatatatatatatatatataattattatataaatattattataatattaaaatgtttatattattaaatattattaaatattattattaaaaaaaatgcaatatatgtacaagtattttacgcaagatattttttattacattgcgGCAagccaagaaaaaaatattactgcaCTTCTTGCGCAATCATAAATCATCAGACCGCGAAGATTGTCGGATTGTCGAGCTACGTTTTATCGAGCGAAATGCATCGGGAAGAGAAATACGGTTGAGTTGACGCGCGATCGGATTAGAGAAGTGGTACTAATGAGGACTGCAAAATGAATCGCGATTTGTCACCGCGTATCCGAATGCGAAAGAGAATTATTCGAGCAAACTGCGCGAAGCTAATATGTCGTGAACTGATTACTCTCGGCCTCTATTTTTCAGtcactttttaataaagcGAGCCGCGAAGCGGAATGATCCGCGATGCTATTAATTTCAGCGGCCGGTGTGTAACTTCTcctaatcatttattatacttcGATTTCACAAATCACCGCACTCGCGCAGAGGCTTGCCATTgttagaagagagagaattggattttctttttttttctttaattaaaattgttttttttttttttctcgaatttctGCGTTCACCGGTCATCCCCAATTCGAAAAGGTCAGCGTGACATTTAGATccaaacaatttttcatttttctcatttatgttTTCCCATTGGATGGTATTTCTCTGCTGCAGCTGCGCAAGAAGCTTTTTATCGCAATCTTTTTCTGTCGGTGCATGTGGCCAAAGCGATAAAGAACAAACATTAAGTGTTGTGTTATGTATGATGCAACCgtgcataatatttacaatgtatataattcataatatataatataatatataatatgtaatataattcataaagcacaaaaaatataaaaaaaatattacgaagaTATAGCGAAGTAAATGGTTGGAATCAATGAtgcattcaattattatataatgactaATCAATTTTTGGTATTCCCTCTATAgcttttgtcaattttatcccttatttaatagtaaatataaaaaaaaagacacaaaaatatttaatcgaatgtGTGAATAAatctatacaaataaatataagagaattgAAGGCACACCGTCTCCTGTCATATaactacatttttaaattaatgctcTTTAAGAGcgatctgataaaaaaaaatttgaaatcaaaatttagtCAAAAATAATCGTACAATGCTaagcagaaagaaagaaatcacTCATTAAAAGGAATGTCAGTCTTTCGAAGCGAATTTAGATAACAGCAGCAGCTGTTATTTGCAACTCGATCgtgttcaatattatattcacaatatgatttcacacacatacgcacacacgcgcgcaTATTCCGATTGCAATCTAATTTCCTCCGAGGAAGTTTCACCATATTTCGGAATAACACGGTCCCGATTGTAGAACACAAGATGTGAGATCGCCTTTTTAACCAATTAATCTTACATAAAAGTGTATCACGCGTGAGAATCTCGGCCATTAAATAGGCGAAAACGCGAGATTTAAAGTCTACTAAGGAACGTATTAAAATCCGTGTCATTCGAAAGCGATTTTTAAAAGACGTTTAAGAGCGTCCGCAAATTTTTcgacgcgataaaaaaatattatataaccaatgagaagacaaaaaaaaattaaatgcgattAAAATCTCATGCATCTTATTAAGAATGTATGTGTCATAAGTcgaaacattgacaaaagcatgCAAATTtcgttctattattttttctaaatatctgcGCAAAACCTgaacacaattctcttaacgatttgaaaattattcaaatttaaagttattattgtttCTGATGGAAAATCAGAATTGTagcatttattgacaaatttgacaaggaaaaaacactgccaacaaaataaaaattttcacttttattaagaaaattctataataaatgtttatgagaaatttgatttagatccacttactttaaaagttatttaaaaattgtagaaaaatattatttgtctctttctctctttctgcaaattactcgttttcttttatttacatttcttacagttgatttcagaggatattcacgattaagaatttttgtcacaaattaggaaaaatattaattacaactattttcttttatgaagaCCTTAGAAACCAttctgtgatattttaattctttttgtaatttatctatttaatttttcaaacagagtataaacgtaagaaatatgtcctttttccaattttgacaatttcttGCCACTATTGTCCAAtcaaaacatccttaataattatgcaaatcttGTACAGATTGTACTtacaataatgtttttaaaagacagttgacaaatataattaataagagctatcaaaataacaaagtaatttgtaattgtaataataaataaatatgtataatagatattatatttacaataatgtagaaaatattactaCTCTTGGCCttcatgtgataaaaaaaatcctctagatatatttctttatctaatataattaatatcgatactttattatacattacacGATATAAACGCGGATATCCTTCTTTTGAACTAAACAGTGCGATATTTTGTCGAACACCGCTTTTAGATGTGGTTGATTAGATCTATTAAATGTAGGTTTATTCCTCGACACTTCCTTGCAACTTTCGCAATCATAATCGTATGTGAATGAGTAAAGTAAAAGCGTGAGATAGCGGTTGTAAAATCCGGGATTTTAAATCCGTAAAAACAAATGACAATTTGTGAAGAATTATCAAATACATAGAttgcgatatattattaattattataagcgttatttttttattactcagTCGACTGTATGTGAAAAACACAGTTAAAGATTGTCGATAAAAGCatattatttaactaaaattttaatttaagtaaaaacaCCTCATtcattctattaataattcgaCCTTGCGCCGAAATTCCATAAAGATTGTAATCGTTACACATCACGCAACTTGCTTAGTACAATTACGATGGGAATCTTTCTCGACAAGAGAGATTTCCACGAGGTGAATCTTCAGATGCTCTGATGATATTCTTCGTAACAGAATTTCTTTCACTCGTAAACATTCTTCTTGGAAC includes these proteins:
- the LOC126851480 gene encoding uncharacterized protein LOC126851480, with product MTLHWWMHWFWVTAQFLVILGNPLPSTTSDPVNQPQPSSRTTSPSTEDIYRSSKPARPSFRIAKAIGLYPQTNTAVVADRQQPVTTVVSSLLEPRESNGLGTIGHEAINESSFHGNISDVVPVGVTTPAQRIIERFRNPTTKKDSKVTWILTTSKSSGRPKYDQEERYNQSSGTGRNVSFDEAEDLTVLPLQEEMNKADLSLNRTRSSLVTSLSAAGVTGNAAIRTFNRSEDEVEIDEEVAQTQHFATAASILEVGVSEATRQSRTRNTFITQHFQRDQMQGDNRSSDYIDTDNSNRAEQQSLGTSAAGIAAITGSCLATVALLSTMGSLGFIIYRRKYLNPPQTLNSDKCSNPDSSGYIDDSTIRDNSEEMYSLDNDSFLNSLEAMTIQNYWTDSVKHTKL